In a single window of the Serratia quinivorans genome:
- the fabG_1 gene encoding 3-oxoacyl-[acyl-carrier-protein] reductase FabG, which yields MSRLKGKYALITGGTSGIGLETARQFIAEGATVAITGRSQSGLDAAGAALGKVLLLRSDAGDIAEQHSLAQQLASHWPRLDVLYINAGDVTHHPLQEWDEQSYQRLMDINLKGPFFLIQSLLPLLANPASIILCGSVSAHIGLPLSNVYAASKAGLLSLARTLSGELHPRGIRVNGLSPGPTETPALGKLGLKDADEQALRDEIRALVPIGRMGTALELAKAAVFLASDESAFMVGSELLIDGGVGNL from the coding sequence ATGTCACGACTTAAAGGTAAATATGCGTTGATCACCGGCGGCACCAGCGGTATTGGTCTGGAAACTGCGCGTCAGTTTATTGCCGAAGGTGCCACCGTGGCGATCACCGGTCGCAGCCAAAGTGGCCTCGATGCGGCGGGGGCAGCTCTGGGCAAGGTTCTGTTGTTGCGCAGCGATGCCGGGGATATTGCTGAGCAGCATAGTTTGGCACAGCAGCTAGCCAGCCATTGGCCGCGCCTCGATGTGTTGTACATCAACGCCGGCGACGTCACCCACCACCCGTTGCAGGAATGGGATGAGCAGAGCTATCAGCGGCTGATGGATATCAATCTCAAGGGGCCGTTCTTTCTGATCCAGTCATTGTTGCCACTGTTGGCCAATCCGGCGTCGATTATTTTGTGTGGCTCGGTCAGCGCACATATTGGCCTGCCGTTAAGCAACGTTTACGCCGCCAGCAAAGCCGGCCTGCTGTCGCTGGCCAGAACGCTGTCCGGTGAATTGCATCCGCGCGGGATCCGGGTTAACGGCCTCAGCCCCGGCCCGACAGAAACCCCGGCGTTGGGCAAGCTCGGGTTGAAGGATGCCGATGAGCAAGCACTGCGCGACGAGATCCGCGCCCTGGTACCGATCGGCCGCATGGGTACGGCGCTGGAATTAGCCAAGGCGGCGGTGTTTTTGGCGTCTGACGAGTCCGCCTTTATGGTCGGCAGTGAGTTGTTGATCGACGGCGGCGTGGGGAATTTGTAG
- the mntH_1 gene encoding Manganese transport protein MntH: MTAVITYALLMVEKKGFRPVELMIGGLVAVIALCYLVEMFIVPVDWAAAGMGMVTPQLPDAQALTIAVGIIGATVMPHAIFLHSGLTQHRAPASDSGERRKLLRFSNIEVVIALSIAGMVNIAMVIMASSAFHAGNSDVAEIGTAYHTLTPLFGAAAAGIFLMSLIASGISSSVVGTMAGQMIMQGFVGFRIPVWVRRMVTMIPAFIVVALGVNATDALVYSQVVLSLALPAPMIALVMFTRRRDIMGEFVNSRLTSLVSIIGTVIILFLNMVLLLQTFGVAIPGLG, encoded by the coding sequence GTGACGGCGGTGATCACCTATGCCTTGCTGATGGTGGAGAAGAAAGGTTTCCGTCCGGTAGAACTGATGATCGGCGGCTTGGTCGCGGTGATTGCCCTGTGTTATCTGGTCGAGATGTTTATCGTGCCGGTCGATTGGGCGGCAGCGGGCATGGGCATGGTCACGCCGCAGTTGCCGGATGCACAGGCGCTGACCATTGCTGTCGGTATCATTGGTGCCACCGTGATGCCGCACGCCATCTTCCTGCACTCGGGGCTGACCCAGCACCGTGCGCCGGCCAGTGACAGCGGCGAGCGCCGTAAACTGCTGCGTTTTTCCAATATTGAAGTGGTGATTGCGCTGTCTATCGCCGGGATGGTGAATATCGCGATGGTGATTATGGCCTCCAGTGCCTTCCATGCCGGTAATAGCGATGTGGCTGAGATCGGTACCGCTTATCATACGCTGACGCCACTGTTTGGTGCCGCTGCCGCCGGTATCTTCCTGATGTCGCTGATTGCCTCCGGGATTTCCAGCTCGGTGGTGGGCACCATGGCGGGCCAGATGATCATGCAGGGCTTTGTCGGTTTCCGCATTCCGGTATGGGTCCGCCGCATGGTGACCATGATCCCGGCGTTCATCGTGGTCGCGTTAGGGGTTAATGCCACGGATGCACTGGTTTACAGCCAGGTGGTGCTGAGCCTGGCGCTGCCGGCGCCGATGATTGCTCTGGTGATGTTCACCCGCCGTCGCGACATTATGGGCGAATTTGTCAACAGTCGCCTGACCAGCCTGGTGTCAATCATCGGGACGGTGATTATTCTTTTTCTCAATATGGTGTTGCTGCTGCAGACTTTCGGCGTTGCTATCCCCGGTCTGGGCTAA
- the mntR gene encoding Manganese transport regulator yields MATSAPDDAERPVVAEMPDEAEHALRFTRAREAQSNALIEDYVELIADLLVTTREARTTDIAKRFGVSHPTAIKNIARLKSAGLVESRPYRGVFLTEEGEQLAQKVRRRHRIVVDLLVCLGVPNETAELDSEGIEHHISSDTLAVFEQYLQKHAVK; encoded by the coding sequence ATGGCAACAAGCGCACCAGACGACGCAGAACGCCCCGTGGTGGCTGAAATGCCGGACGAGGCTGAACATGCCCTGCGCTTCACCCGCGCTCGTGAGGCGCAATCCAATGCGCTGATCGAGGACTATGTTGAGCTGATTGCCGACCTGCTGGTCACCACCCGCGAAGCCAGAACCACGGATATCGCCAAACGCTTTGGCGTATCGCACCCTACCGCGATCAAAAACATCGCCCGGTTGAAAAGTGCCGGTCTGGTGGAGTCACGCCCTTATCGTGGGGTTTTTCTGACCGAGGAAGGTGAACAACTGGCACAGAAGGTACGGCGTCGCCACCGGATTGTGGTTGATCTGCTGGTTTGCCTCGGCGTACCGAATGAAACGGCGGAGCTGGACAGCGAAGGGATTGAACATCACATTTCTAGCGACACCCTGGCGGTGTTTGAACAGTATTTGCAAAAGCACGCAGTAAAATAA
- the xerD_1 gene encoding Tyrosine recombinase XerD, which yields MSIKSLGAEGYMVDLRPQGRTGKRVRKKFKTKSEAQQFERWVIATQNNKDWVDKPADQRLLTELIDLWFKHHGQNLKDGVKIEHKLQVMAAKMGNPKACQITRSFFSDYRVLRLAEGRKAKTVNLDQEKLGGVYSVLIELGLYHGEHPLKEMKKIKLPDQEMGFLTHDEIQQLLGQLEGDHLKAVKLCLATGARWGEVVKLRREEVIGSKATYLNTKNNKNRTVPISIELCKEITTGIKAGPLFTDLNYPYVRTRIKEVAPGLPAGQAVHVLRHTFASHFMMNGGNILALQRILGHSSILQTMVYAHFAPDYLEDAVRFNPLVNVKESVTHA from the coding sequence ATGAGTATTAAATCGCTCGGCGCTGAAGGCTATATGGTGGACTTGCGTCCCCAGGGTCGGACGGGTAAGCGTGTTCGCAAGAAATTTAAGACTAAGTCCGAGGCGCAGCAGTTTGAGCGCTGGGTTATCGCGACACAGAATAATAAAGACTGGGTAGACAAACCAGCCGACCAACGGCTCTTAACGGAATTGATAGACCTTTGGTTTAAGCATCATGGCCAGAACCTAAAAGATGGTGTGAAGATTGAGCATAAATTGCAGGTGATGGCAGCAAAAATGGGAAACCCCAAGGCTTGCCAGATCACCCGCTCATTCTTTTCTGATTATCGTGTGCTCCGCCTTGCCGAAGGCAGAAAGGCAAAGACCGTCAATCTCGATCAGGAAAAGCTTGGTGGCGTGTATTCCGTTCTCATTGAGCTGGGGCTTTATCACGGAGAGCATCCGCTCAAAGAGATGAAAAAAATTAAGTTGCCGGATCAGGAAATGGGTTTTCTGACCCATGACGAAATTCAGCAACTGTTAGGCCAGTTGGAAGGCGACCACCTAAAAGCTGTAAAGCTTTGTCTGGCAACGGGCGCACGCTGGGGGGAGGTGGTCAAACTTCGGCGGGAAGAAGTGATCGGCAGTAAGGCGACTTACCTCAACACCAAGAACAACAAAAACAGAACTGTCCCGATCTCAATTGAACTTTGCAAAGAGATCACCACTGGTATCAAGGCTGGGCCGTTATTTACCGATCTCAATTATCCCTATGTGAGGACGCGTATCAAAGAGGTTGCTCCTGGCTTGCCAGCAGGGCAGGCCGTTCATGTTCTGCGCCATACCTTTGCCAGTCACTTCATGATGAACGGCGGCAACATTCTGGCACTGCAACGAATTTTAGGACACTCAAGTATTTTACAAACAATGGTTTATGCACACTTTGCGCCGGATTACCTGGAAGACGCGGTGAGATTTAACCCACTTGTAAACGTAAAGGAGAGTGTTACCCATGCTTGA
- the ybiI_1 gene encoding DnaK suppressor protein translates to MADQIDMAQERHQLILDAQIKNARSQPCGPSALHCEECGSSIPEPRRRLIHGVTTCVHCQAIREAKSQHMKFQGRPSPRNENVNAGWMQKIKPSSTE, encoded by the coding sequence ATGGCGGATCAAATCGACATGGCACAAGAACGGCATCAGCTAATTCTTGATGCTCAAATCAAAAACGCCCGCTCGCAGCCTTGCGGGCCTTCTGCACTTCACTGCGAAGAATGTGGCTCATCTATTCCTGAACCTCGCAGACGCCTAATTCATGGCGTCACTACCTGCGTGCACTGCCAAGCAATACGTGAAGCCAAATCCCAGCATATGAAGTTCCAGGGGAGGCCCTCACCACGAAATGAGAATGTTAACGCTGGCTGGATGCAAAAAATCAAACCGAGTAGTACCGAGTGA
- a CDS encoding Bacteriophage replication gene A protein (GPA) has translation MAKNSGGRHAPTPPLPYPGSGAPAFEWAFSWNAPLPVIDPTLNRPAEIDKQTEEQIAATLRAHHLLEQQPQLIQRDVRYHINKLEESQGIRRGNAYLTKNFVERVLPRLDLVSDKYRASNNNSDAALCHRFNHLPDAGRADIELLAKDIAAVIKQELSVIDEETGRSSELLNVMALYKGAAALTRRFKQKPPLWKTYQVARWKMTVENTSPAVMRMMSEDWWLRRLRRHSDRWKEHLHIAIGHISKKATPYASRPTVSDWREQKRRTREFLKSMELEDDEGNRISVIDKYDHSVANPAIRRCELMNRIRGFEDICNEMGFVGEFYTLTAPSRFHATNRHGHRNRKWCGASPDETQRYLRNVWERARAKLHRKGFRIFGIRVAEPHGDGTPHWHMLLFMRPEVVDQVRDILRAYACAEDTDELYSERSRKARFHAEAIDPEKGSATGYIAKYISKNIDGYALDGELDDDSGKELKEVAPAVSAWAARWRIRQFQFIGGAPVTVYRELRRMADHETALGLSVEFAAVHDAADDGRWAEYVNAQGGPFVRRDDLIVRSYYESAEATNDYGEDVIRIRGVFSPPVGMDTPIITRTKEWKFVPARAVDLAVDLKGAPAPSRSSVNNCTVQPERLKTKQVKEPPPPPENLDFERITDKERRLLLRRIRSASPEPMKNPFTAVAEGFALPDEGLNLPPIRSILPDPASNKRWREQMRHEQEQRALAYFSLDDGQEAENHRPSTASAGINTIKRPLSKLERQIGSFAESIGFSLNACILKSVARGATVIIDGQRYRARADGCLYQQSTPAATTALTRLTALWHRQIPEQTRLIGDHLRKEAIKQQSEE, from the coding sequence ATGGCTAAAAATTCCGGTGGCCGTCACGCTCCCACCCCACCGCTGCCATACCCTGGTAGCGGCGCGCCTGCTTTTGAATGGGCATTCTCATGGAATGCCCCGCTCCCGGTTATTGATCCGACGCTGAACCGACCGGCCGAGATCGATAAACAGACCGAGGAGCAGATCGCCGCCACCCTGCGCGCACATCATCTGTTAGAACAACAACCACAGCTGATCCAACGCGATGTGCGCTACCACATCAACAAGCTGGAAGAATCCCAGGGCATCCGCCGGGGCAATGCGTACTTGACGAAAAACTTTGTTGAGCGCGTATTGCCACGGCTTGATCTCGTTAGTGATAAATACCGCGCTTCCAATAACAACAGCGATGCCGCCCTGTGCCACCGCTTCAACCATCTGCCGGACGCCGGGCGAGCTGATATTGAACTGCTTGCGAAAGATATCGCCGCTGTCATCAAGCAGGAACTGAGCGTAATAGACGAAGAGACTGGCCGGTCTTCTGAATTATTGAACGTCATGGCGCTATATAAAGGGGCTGCCGCACTCACCCGCAGGTTTAAGCAAAAGCCGCCACTGTGGAAAACCTACCAGGTGGCCCGCTGGAAAATGACAGTGGAGAACACCTCACCGGCAGTCATGCGCATGATGTCAGAAGATTGGTGGCTGCGCCGTTTGCGACGCCATTCTGACCGCTGGAAAGAACACCTGCATATAGCTATCGGTCACATCAGCAAAAAAGCGACGCCCTATGCCAGCCGGCCAACCGTCAGCGATTGGCGGGAGCAGAAACGCCGCACCCGTGAATTCTTAAAATCGATGGAGCTGGAAGACGATGAAGGCAACCGCATTTCGGTGATCGACAAATACGATCACAGCGTTGCAAATCCAGCCATTCGCCGGTGCGAGCTGATGAACCGCATTCGTGGTTTTGAGGATATCTGCAACGAGATGGGGTTCGTGGGGGAGTTTTACACCCTGACAGCCCCTTCCCGCTTCCATGCCACCAACAGACATGGCCACCGCAATCGGAAATGGTGTGGGGCCAGCCCGGACGAAACGCAACGCTATCTGCGTAATGTGTGGGAGCGCGCACGCGCCAAGCTACATCGTAAAGGGTTCCGTATCTTCGGGATCCGTGTGGCTGAGCCGCACGGTGACGGCACGCCTCACTGGCATATGCTGCTATTCATGCGGCCCGAGGTAGTTGACCAGGTGCGCGATATCCTGCGCGCTTATGCCTGTGCGGAAGACACTGACGAGCTTTACAGCGAACGCTCAAGAAAAGCCCGTTTCCACGCCGAAGCCATAGATCCGGAAAAAGGCAGCGCCACCGGGTACATCGCCAAATACATCTCAAAGAACATCGACGGTTACGCGCTCGATGGCGAGCTTGACGACGACAGCGGCAAAGAGTTGAAAGAAGTTGCTCCCGCCGTATCAGCTTGGGCGGCACGCTGGCGTATCCGACAGTTTCAGTTTATAGGCGGCGCGCCGGTGACGGTCTACCGCGAATTGCGCCGCATGGCTGACCATGAAACCGCACTTGGCCTGAGTGTCGAATTTGCCGCTGTGCACGATGCAGCCGACGATGGCCGTTGGGCTGAATACGTCAACGCCCAAGGCGGCCCCTTTGTCCGGCGTGACGACCTGATCGTTCGCTCCTACTACGAGTCGGCAGAAGCCACTAACGACTATGGCGAAGACGTGATCCGGATACGGGGTGTGTTTTCACCACCGGTCGGGATGGATACCCCAATTATCACCCGCACGAAGGAATGGAAGTTCGTTCCGGCCCGTGCCGTTGACCTGGCCGTTGACCTTAAGGGCGCGCCTGCGCCCTCTCGGAGTTCTGTCAATAACTGTACGGTGCAGCCGGAAAGGCTAAAAACCAAACAGGTTAAGGAGCCACCTCCACCGCCTGAAAACCTCGATTTTGAACGAATAACCGACAAGGAACGGCGGTTGTTACTCCGGCGAATACGCAGCGCATCGCCAGAACCCATGAAAAATCCATTTACGGCCGTCGCCGAGGGCTTTGCATTGCCAGATGAGGGGCTAAATCTGCCACCAATAAGGTCGATACTGCCAGATCCGGCCAGCAATAAGCGCTGGCGGGAACAAATGCGCCACGAACAGGAGCAACGCGCCCTGGCTTATTTCAGTTTAGATGATGGGCAGGAGGCTGAAAATCACCGGCCATCTACGGCCAGTGCTGGCATTAACACAATCAAGCGACCACTCAGCAAGCTGGAACGCCAGATCGGCAGCTTCGCCGAGTCCATCGGTTTCAGCCTGAATGCCTGCATTTTGAAATCGGTGGCCAGGGGCGCGACGGTCATTATCGACGGTCAGCGCTACCGCGCACGGGCCGACGGTTGCCTGTATCAGCAATCAACGCCAGCAGCTACCACAGCGCTGACGCGACTCACTGCGCTATGGCATCGGCAGATACCAGAGCAAACGCGCCTTATTGGCGACCACCTGAGAAAAGAAGCCATAAAGCAGCAATCGGAGGAATAA
- a CDS encoding phage portal protein, PBSX family, with product MSKRNRGHKNTQPITQKQSGAQHVEAFTFGDPIPMLDRREILDYLECSIVDRWYEPPISFSGLAKTFRAAVHHSSPITMKRNILVSMFKPHRLLSKQDFSRYAQDFMVFGNSFIEGRYNRLGGLMKLAPSLAKYTRRGVETDSYWFVQSWMEPHQFAEGSIFHLMDPDINQEIYGVPEYLSSLNSIWLNEAATLFRRKYYLNGSHAGFILYMNDAAHKQEDIDNLRKALKESKGPGNFRNLFMYAPGGKPDGLQLIPLAEVAAKDEFLNIKNVTRDDQLAAQRTPPQLMGILPNNTGGFGDVEKAARVFAINELAPLQERLCELNEWAGEEVISFKPYELLKQDV from the coding sequence ATGAGCAAACGCAACCGGGGCCACAAAAATACCCAGCCGATCACGCAGAAACAAAGCGGCGCACAGCATGTTGAGGCGTTCACCTTCGGCGACCCGATCCCGATGCTGGATCGGCGTGAAATCCTGGATTACCTGGAATGCAGCATTGTTGACCGCTGGTATGAGCCGCCGATCTCTTTCAGTGGCCTGGCGAAGACGTTCCGTGCGGCGGTGCATCACAGTTCACCGATCACCATGAAGCGCAATATTTTAGTGAGCATGTTCAAACCACACCGGTTGCTGTCAAAGCAGGATTTTAGCCGCTATGCACAGGATTTTATGGTGTTCGGCAACAGTTTTATTGAGGGGCGCTATAACCGGTTGGGGGGTCTGATGAAGCTGGCCCCCAGCCTGGCGAAATACACCCGCCGTGGCGTAGAAACGGATTCTTATTGGTTCGTGCAATCGTGGATGGAGCCGCATCAGTTTGCGGAGGGGTCTATTTTTCACCTGATGGATCCTGATATTAACCAGGAGATTTACGGCGTTCCCGAATACCTTTCCTCGCTTAACTCCATTTGGCTGAATGAGGCCGCGACGCTGTTTCGCCGGAAATACTACCTCAACGGCAGTCATGCCGGGTTTATCCTGTACATGAACGATGCGGCGCACAAGCAGGAGGATATCGATAATCTGCGCAAAGCGCTGAAAGAGTCGAAAGGGCCGGGTAACTTCCGAAACCTGTTCATGTATGCCCCTGGAGGTAAGCCGGACGGGTTACAACTGATCCCTCTGGCCGAGGTCGCGGCAAAGGACGAGTTTTTAAACATCAAGAACGTGACCCGCGATGATCAACTTGCTGCCCAGCGCACGCCACCGCAACTGATGGGTATTTTGCCGAACAATACCGGTGGTTTTGGTGATGTTGAGAAGGCTGCGCGGGTGTTTGCCATTAACGAGCTGGCTCCGCTGCAAGAGCGGCTGTGTGAGCTAAACGAGTGGGCAGGGGAAGAGGTGATCAGCTTTAAGCCTTATGAGTTGTTGAAACAGGATGTTTAA
- a CDS encoding Uncharacterized conserved protein yields the protein MNAITISADLDPRRQAMYLYWQGLRVTRIAEMIGEKSVTVHSWKRRDKWDDYGPLDQMQITTAARYCQLILKPEKEGRDLKEIDLLARQAERHARIGKYNGGGNEADLNPNIAARNAGPRKRTQKNAFTDEQHARLKDIFLEQMFEYQRSWYQAGLSKEFRIRNILKSRQIGATYYFAREALIDALDTGRNQMFVSASKAQAHQFKNYIMAFAQEVDVELRGETIILPNAAEMHFLGTNSNTAQGRPGNLYLDEYFWIPGFKKLRRAASGMASQTRYRSTYFSTPSSMTHEAYSFWNGTLFNKGKSKDRRREIDVSYKRLASGLLCEDKQFRQIVTIEDALRGGCDLFDLDELREENSDEDFENLFMCNFIDDTASVFPMGEMQRCMVDSWEHWTDVKPFALRPVAAREVWIGYDPASSENGDSAGCAVILPPLIAGGKFRVLERHQWRGMDFSAQAKNIKSLTERYNVTYIGIDNTGLGRAVSQLVRQFFPAVNAINYSLEMKTDLVLKARDVIRSGRLEFDAGALDIAQAFMSIRKQMTATGRRATYVTSRAEGVSHGDVAWAVMHALFNEPLEGATGSNTGFMEIF from the coding sequence ATGAACGCTATTACTATCAGTGCCGATTTAGATCCCCGTCGTCAAGCGATGTATCTCTACTGGCAAGGGCTGCGAGTGACCCGCATCGCCGAGATGATCGGAGAGAAGTCCGTCACGGTACACAGTTGGAAACGCCGCGACAAGTGGGACGATTACGGCCCGCTCGACCAGATGCAAATCACGACCGCTGCCCGGTATTGCCAGCTGATCCTAAAACCGGAGAAAGAAGGGCGCGACCTCAAAGAAATTGACCTGTTGGCCCGCCAGGCAGAGCGACACGCCCGTATAGGGAAATACAACGGCGGCGGGAATGAGGCGGATCTTAACCCCAATATTGCCGCCCGTAACGCTGGCCCGCGCAAGCGCACGCAGAAAAATGCCTTTACGGATGAGCAACACGCCCGGCTGAAAGACATCTTTTTAGAACAGATGTTTGAGTATCAACGCAGTTGGTATCAGGCCGGGCTGTCGAAAGAATTTCGCATCCGCAACATTCTGAAAAGTCGTCAGATCGGCGCAACCTACTACTTTGCCCGTGAAGCCCTTATCGACGCCCTGGACACGGGACGCAATCAGATGTTTGTCTCTGCCTCGAAAGCGCAGGCGCACCAGTTCAAAAACTACATCATGGCCTTTGCGCAGGAGGTTGATGTTGAGTTGCGCGGGGAAACGATCATCTTGCCGAATGCGGCGGAAATGCACTTTTTGGGCACCAACTCCAACACCGCCCAGGGACGACCGGGCAACCTGTATCTGGATGAGTATTTCTGGATCCCCGGCTTTAAGAAGCTGCGCCGGGCCGCATCGGGCATGGCGTCGCAAACGCGCTACCGTTCAACCTACTTCTCCACCCCGTCCAGTATGACCCATGAAGCCTATTCATTCTGGAATGGCACGCTGTTTAACAAGGGTAAGTCGAAAGACAGACGCAGGGAAATTGACGTTAGCTATAAACGCCTGGCCAGTGGCCTGCTCTGTGAAGATAAGCAGTTTCGCCAGATTGTCACCATTGAGGATGCGTTGCGCGGTGGTTGTGACCTGTTTGATCTCGATGAGCTGCGCGAAGAGAACAGCGATGAAGACTTTGAAAACCTGTTCATGTGCAACTTCATTGATGATACCGCGTCGGTGTTCCCAATGGGGGAAATGCAGCGTTGCATGGTCGACAGCTGGGAGCATTGGACGGACGTTAAACCCTTCGCATTACGCCCGGTGGCGGCGCGGGAAGTCTGGATCGGTTATGACCCGGCCAGTTCGGAAAACGGCGATAGCGCAGGCTGTGCGGTTATTCTGCCGCCGCTGATTGCCGGCGGGAAGTTCCGCGTGCTAGAACGCCATCAATGGCGCGGCATGGATTTTTCTGCACAGGCCAAAAATATCAAATCGCTGACAGAGCGCTACAACGTGACCTATATCGGCATCGATAACACCGGCCTTGGCCGTGCGGTGTCGCAACTGGTGCGCCAATTCTTCCCGGCGGTTAATGCCATCAACTACAGCCTTGAAATGAAAACCGACCTGGTGCTGAAAGCCCGCGACGTGATCCGCTCTGGCCGCCTGGAATTCGACGCCGGCGCGCTGGATATCGCTCAGGCGTTTATGTCCATCCGCAAACAGATGACCGCAACGGGCCGGCGGGCAACCTATGTCACCAGCCGCGCAGAGGGCGTCAGCCACGGTGACGTGGCCTGGGCGGTCATGCACGCCTTATTCAATGAACCGCTCGAAGGGGCAACCGGTAGCAATACAGGTTTTATGGAGATTTTTTAG
- a CDS encoding Phage capsid scaffolding protein (GPO) serine peptidase codes for MPISKSFRVAVEGATSDGRQIQRQHIKEMADTYNQKFKPARVNLEHYLSIFPDSTFCAYGDVISLSADEISDGPLKGKMALYAQVDATDGLVQLNNKRQKIFTSIEYYEKFADTNKAYLTGLAFTDNPASLGSEAMKFSSNHLAQKGLFFSAAEETTLEFETPEAEKPNLLTSIKAMFSKRQASDDARFTDVHQAVELVAERQQQVEEKLSGLDGMKDSIQKLTDRLTASETAFSGLETKLSSTDRSDKRRDLSTGGESAELTDC; via the coding sequence ATGCCAATTTCAAAATCTTTCCGTGTCGCCGTCGAGGGGGCAACCAGTGATGGCCGTCAGATCCAGCGCCAGCACATCAAAGAGATGGCCGACACCTATAACCAGAAATTCAAACCGGCGCGCGTCAATCTTGAGCATTACCTGAGCATTTTCCCTGACAGCACCTTCTGTGCTTATGGTGATGTGATCTCCCTGAGTGCCGATGAAATCAGCGATGGCCCGCTAAAAGGGAAAATGGCGCTCTACGCCCAGGTTGATGCAACGGATGGACTGGTGCAGTTGAACAATAAGCGCCAGAAAATTTTCACCAGCATTGAGTATTACGAAAAATTCGCTGACACCAACAAAGCCTATTTGACCGGCCTTGCTTTCACGGATAACCCGGCATCACTCGGCAGTGAGGCGATGAAATTCAGCTCAAATCACCTGGCGCAGAAAGGCCTATTTTTCTCTGCTGCCGAAGAAACCACCCTCGAATTCGAAACGCCGGAAGCAGAAAAACCAAACCTGCTGACCAGCATTAAAGCCATGTTCAGCAAGCGACAGGCCTCTGATGATGCGCGTTTTACCGACGTTCATCAGGCGGTGGAGTTGGTCGCGGAAAGGCAACAGCAGGTCGAAGAAAAACTTTCCGGTCTGGATGGCATGAAAGACAGCATTCAAAAGCTGACAGACCGACTGACGGCCAGCGAGACGGCATTTTCTGGGCTGGAAACCAAACTCAGCAGCACCGACCGCAGCGACAAACGCCGCGATCTGTCAACGGGTGGCGAAAGCGCCGAGCTAACCGACTGTTAA
- a CDS encoding phage major capsid protein, P2 family, which produces MRKVTREQYKKYVNQIAAINGIEAIDVAARFTVEPSVSQTLEEKIQESSSFLKKINIVPVDEQSGDKIGLGIDRPVASTTNTDEKDREPIDPTSLDEQGYMCTQTNF; this is translated from the coding sequence ATGAGAAAGGTAACCCGTGAGCAGTACAAGAAGTATGTGAACCAGATTGCGGCCATCAACGGCATTGAAGCCATAGATGTGGCGGCAAGGTTCACCGTGGAGCCGTCCGTCAGCCAGACACTGGAAGAAAAGATTCAGGAAAGCAGCAGTTTCCTGAAAAAAATCAATATCGTTCCGGTTGATGAACAAAGCGGTGACAAAATCGGCCTGGGGATTGATCGCCCGGTTGCCAGCACCACCAACACCGATGAAAAAGACCGTGAACCCATCGATCCAACCAGTCTGGACGAGCAAGGCTACATGTGTACCCAGACCAATTTTTGA
- a CDS encoding phage major capsid protein, P2 family, translating into MDSWAKFKDFQVKIRNQIVKRQALDRIMIGWNGVKRAKTSDFTVNKLLQDVNIGWLEKIRKGAPDQVMSKILDEAGAVVSEKIRIGKAGDYHNLDALVMDAVNELIAAWFQDDTELVAIVGRSLLADKYFPIVNKEQENSEILAADVIISQKRIGGLQAVRVPSFPDNTILITRLDNLSIYWQDGTRRRHIIDNPKRDRIENYESVNEAYVVEDYQCAALIENIEILKPAAPAPTEG; encoded by the coding sequence TTGGATTCGTGGGCCAAATTCAAGGATTTTCAGGTAAAAATCCGCAACCAGATTGTGAAACGCCAGGCGCTGGATCGCATCATGATCGGCTGGAACGGCGTAAAACGTGCAAAAACGTCCGATTTCACCGTCAACAAGCTGTTGCAGGACGTGAATATTGGCTGGCTGGAAAAAATCCGCAAAGGCGCGCCGGATCAGGTGATGTCAAAGATTTTGGATGAGGCTGGCGCTGTCGTTTCAGAAAAAATCCGCATCGGTAAAGCTGGCGACTATCACAACCTGGACGCCCTCGTTATGGATGCCGTCAACGAACTGATCGCCGCCTGGTTCCAGGACGATACCGAGTTGGTCGCCATCGTCGGGCGCTCCCTGCTGGCGGATAAATACTTCCCGATCGTCAACAAAGAGCAGGAAAACAGCGAAATTCTGGCGGCGGACGTCATTATCTCGCAAAAACGTATCGGCGGGTTGCAGGCGGTGCGCGTTCCTTCCTTCCCGGATAACACCATTCTGATCACCCGCCTGGATAACCTGTCGATTTACTGGCAAGACGGCACCCGCCGCCGCCACATCATCGATAACCCGAAACGCGATCGCATTGAAAACTACGAATCGGTCAACGAAGCGTACGTGGTGGAAGATTACCAATGCGCCGCGCTGATCGAAAACATCGAAATTCTGAAACCAGCCGCACCGGCACCGACGGAGGGTTAA